The following proteins come from a genomic window of Lachnoclostridium phytofermentans ISDg:
- a CDS encoding helix-turn-helix domain-containing protein: MDCEKVGKLIKQLRKEHGYTQQQVANALNISNKTVSKWENGFGCPDVSLLGELSIVLGVDLEQMLKGKLRMNQFDNGNMKRVKFYVCPFCGNVLTGTGSGNISCCGRKLTPLIPRMHLSEHTFTIEEIDLDYYVSSKHPMSKEHYITFIACVGTDKVLLNRLYPEQSCAVRIPLSFHKGILYAYCTEHGLWAMPMELENE; the protein is encoded by the coding sequence ATGGATTGTGAGAAAGTCGGAAAATTAATAAAACAGCTTCGTAAGGAACATGGTTACACCCAACAACAAGTTGCCAACGCTTTAAACATTTCAAATAAAACGGTTTCAAAGTGGGAAAATGGTTTTGGGTGTCCAGATGTATCTCTTCTTGGCGAATTGTCGATTGTACTTGGCGTAGATTTGGAACAAATGTTAAAAGGAAAACTCAGAATGAATCAGTTCGATAACGGGAATATGAAAAGGGTAAAATTTTATGTATGTCCATTCTGCGGTAATGTTCTAACTGGCACTGGTAGTGGTAATATTTCCTGCTGTGGAAGAAAACTTACACCACTTATACCCAGGATGCACCTTTCAGAGCATACTTTTACCATAGAAGAAATCGATTTGGATTACTATGTTTCTTCTAAGCACCCAATGAGTAAGGAACATTATATTACTTTTATTGCTTGCGTGGGAACGGATAAGGTATTGTTAAACCGTTTATATCCTGAACAATCCTGCGCTGTGCGTATTCCGCTGTCATTTCACAAAGGTATTTTATATGCATATTGTACGGAACACGGTTTATGGGCGATGCCAATGGAATTAGAGAACGAATAA
- a CDS encoding GIY-YIG nuclease family protein, translating into MDSVKKKELIEEYKNRRPEMGVISYLCKETGESFLGISKDTRADFNSNNAKLAANYHPNKRMQELWNKYGQNGFETSVIKILKYEDPRKNHTAELEKLREQCFAIDNKASKIWL; encoded by the coding sequence ATGGATAGTGTGAAAAAAAAGGAACTTATTGAAGAGTATAAAAATAGACGTCCGGAAATGGGCGTCATATCCTATCTTTGTAAAGAAACAGGAGAATCATTTTTAGGTATCTCAAAGGATACAAGGGCAGATTTTAATAGTAACAACGCAAAACTTGCAGCAAATTATCATCCTAACAAACGGATGCAGGAACTCTGGAATAAATATGGACAGAACGGATTTGAGACTTCAGTTATTAAGATACTAAAGTACGAAGACCCTCGCAAAAACCATACCGCTGAATTAGAAAAATTAAGAGAGCAATGCTTTGCAATAGACAATAAGGCAAGTAAGATCTGGCTCTAA